The sequence below is a genomic window from Massilia oculi.
GCTCGACGGCGGTGCTGGCGCGGGTGGAGCGTGAGCTGGCCATGTCAGATCGCCTCCGTGCGCAGCATCAGCCATTCGAATGCCGGGCCTTCGACGTGCGGCGTCAGGCGCGCGCGCACGGTCGCGTGATAATCGTTCAGCCACGCGATTTCGTCGGGACGCAGCAGCGACCTGTCCAGGCAGCGGGTGTCGATCGGGCACAGGGTCAGGGTCTCGAAGCCGAGATACTCGCCGAACTCGGACGTCTCGACGTGCTGGTTCAGCACCAGGTTCTCGATGCGGATGCCCCAGCGCCCCGGACGATAGATGCCCGGCTCGATCGAGGTGATCATGCCCGGCTCCATCGCGGTATGCGGCTCCGGCGGCACCGCCGGCGAAATCGTCTGCGGACCTTCGTGCACGTTGAGGAAGTAGCCGACGCCGTGGCCGGTGCCGTGGCCGTAGTCGATGCCGGCGGCCCAGATCGGCGCGCGCGCGATCGCGTCCAGCATCGGCGCGCGGGTGCCGCGCGGGAAGCGCGTGGCCGACAGGTTGATCAGGCCTTTCAGCACCAGCGTGTAGTCGCGCATCTGCGCGCTGCTTGCCGTGCCGACCGGGATTACGCGCGTGATGTCGGTGGTGCCGCCCAGGTACTGGCCGCCCGAATCGATCAGCAGCAGGCCGTCGCCTTCGATGACGGCGCAGGTGGCGCTCTCGGCGCGGTAGTGCATGATCGCGCCATTGCTGTTGAAGCCGGCGATGGTCGAGAAGCTGGCGCTCACAAAATGAGGGCGACGCGCTCGGCAAGCGGTGATGCGGGTGTCGATGTCGGCTTCATTCAGCGGCGCGCGGTTCGGGTCCGCCAGCAGCGGCTCGAGCGCGGCGAAGAATTCGCACAGCGCCGCGCCGTCCTGTTCCATCGCGGCGCGCACGTTCACGGCCTCGCTCTCCAGCTTGCGCGACTTGGCGAAGGTAGTCGGGTTGATCGCCTCGACCACGTTCACGCCCTGCGCCACGGCGGCGCGCATGCCGGCGGTGACGCGGCGCGGATCGAGCAGCAGGGTCGCGCCTTCCGGCAGCGATTCGAGCGCGTGCGCGGCATTGGCGTACGGCGCCAGGTGCACGTCGTCGGCTTCCAGGCGGGCGCGCACATCCTGAGGCACCTTGCCCTCGAGGACGAACAGGGTCGCGTCGCCGCGGCCGATCAGCGCATGCGCCAGGAACACCGGATTGAAGCTGACGTCGGCGCCACGCAGGTTGAACAGGTAGGCGATATCGTCCAGCGTCGAAATGAAATGAAAGCCCGCGCCATGCGCCTCCATCGCGGCGCGCGTGGCGTGCAGCTTGTCGGCGCGGGTGGCGGTGGCGTACGGCGGCAAATGTTCGAAGACCGGTTCAAGCGGCAGCGATGGACGCTCGCTCCAGACTTCGTCGAGCAGGTCGGCGTCTAGACGCAGGGTCACGCCCTTGGCGGCCAGGGCATCTTTCAACAGGCGCGCGCCGGCCAGGCCCAGCACGCGCGCATCGACGGCGGCGGTCTGGCCCGCCGTCAAATTAGCGGCCAGCCAGTCGACGTGCAACTGGCTCGCGGCGCCCGGGATCTTCATCAAGGCGATCTCGGAGCCCGCCAGCTCGGTCTCGGCCTGGGTGAAGTAGCGGCCGTCGGTCCAGACGCCGGCGAAATTGGCGGTGGCGATGAAGGTGCCGACCGAACCGGTGAAGCCGGACAGCCATTCGCGGCCCTTCCAGTGGCCGGGCAGGTATTCCGACAGATGCGGATCGCTCGACGGGACGATACAGGCGTCGATGCCGTGGCGCGCCATGGCGGCGCGCAGTTGCGCGAGGCGGCCTGCACGTGCGGCCTGGAATTCGTTATGGGACATGGCTGAATGCGTCGGTTTTGTTTTCCAAGCCACGTATCATACGCCGCAATCCTCCCGAATGGCCAACCGGAACGCATGGCTCAGACGGATGACGCATAATGGTCCCGCACTCAACTTAACTGAAGACCATGCACGATTTCCACCATGAGCGCGCGCGAGCGCTACTGGCGAATGCCACCCAGATCGTCGAGCCCGTCGAAGTGAATGCCGCCGTGCGGCGCGTCGCCGACGAACTCAATGCCCGTTTCAACGCCGAGGGCGCGGCCGAATTCCCGCTGGTGCTGGGCGTGATGGGCGGCGCGGTGGTGTTTACCGGCCACCTGCTGCCGCAACTGACCTTCCCGCTCGACTTCGACTACATCCACGTCAGCCGCTACGGCGACGAAGACCGCGGCGGCGAGATCGTGTGGAAGGTGATCCCGCGCCAGAACGTGGTAGGCCGCAAGATCGTGGTGGTGGACGACATCCTGGACGAAGGCGAGACCCTGGCCCACGTCAAGCAACGCCTGCTCGACATGGGCGCCGCCGAAGTGATCGTCGTGGTGTTCGCCGACAAGGACCTGGGCCGCGCCAAGCCGATCCAGGCCGACCTGGTGGGCTTGAGCCTGCCCAACAAGTTCGTGGTCGGCTTCGGCATGGACGTGTATGGCTACTGGCGCAACCTGCCGGGCCTGTGGACCATCCGGCCGGAAGACCTGAAGCAGGCGGATTGAGCGTTACAGCGCCAGCCGCGCCCGCGCGGCGTCGTACTCGCGCTTGAGCCGCTCGACCATCTCGGCCACCGTCGGCACGTCGTCCATCAGGCCCACGCCCTGGCCAGCGCCCCAGATGTCGCGCCAGGCCTTGGCCGCGCCCGAGCCGAAGCTCATCTTGCTCTTGTCCGATTCCGGCAGGTTGTCCGGATCCAGCCCGGCCGCCACGATCGATTTCTTCAGGTAGTTGCCGTGCACGCCGGTGAACAGGTTCGTGTACACGACGTCGGCCGCGCTCGATTCGACGATCGCATCGCGGTAGCCATCGCTGACGTTCGATTCCTTCGTGGCCAGCCAGCGCGAGCCGATGTAGGCGAAATCGGCGCCCATCGCCTGCGCCGCCAGGATCGCGTCGCCGGTCGCGATCGAACCGGACAGGGCGATCGGCCCCTTGAAGAACTTGCGCACTTCGCCCACCAGCGCGAACGGCGACAGCGCGCCGGCATGGCCGCCGGCGCCGGCCGCCACCAGGATCAGGCCATCGACGCCCGCTTCCAGCGCCTTTTCGGCATGGCGAATCGAGACCACGTCGTGCAGCACGATGCCGCCATACGCATGCACCGCGTCCATCATCTCGCGCGGCGGCGCGCGCAGCGACGAGATGATGATCGGCACCTGGTGCTTCACGCATACCTCGACGTCGTGCGCCAGGCGGTCGTTCGATTGATGGACGATCTGGTTGACCGCGATCGGCCCCACTTTCGCGCCCGGATTGGCGGCCGCATGCGCGGCAAGCTCGCGCTGCAGGTCGGTCAGCCAGGTATCGAGCAACTCGGCCGGACGGGCGTTCAGGGCCGGGAAGGAACCGACGATGCCGGCCTTGCACTGGGCAGCCACCAGGGCGGGACCGCTGGCGATGAACATCGGCGAAGCGATCACGGGAAGGGACAGGTCTTGCAGCACGGCGGGCATCGTCATGGGCGGACTCTCGGTAGTTGGGTATCGGACCATTATAGCCTCGAAAAAAGAACGATCGTGCTAGATTTCTCCCTCTAAAGATCGGCTGCCTCTCTCCCGCTGAGCGACCTCAGTCGCCGATTAAGCCGGTCTCGCGGCGCCGGATCTCGGCCCAGATCGCGCGCTTCTCGTCCTCGCTGGCATTGCGCCAGGCGCGGATCTCGTCGATCGTGCGCAGGCAGCCCTGGCACAGGCCGGTTTCCGGGACCATCTTGCAGATATTGATGCAGGGCGAAGGGACGGGGGTGAGCAGTTCTGGATCCATTACCTGAAGCCTAAGCGTATATGTCGGAGGCGGCATTATCGCGCGTCCGGCAGTCCAGCGCCGTTTTTGCTTGTGAGTCACTATACTCGTCAATATGCACTGTCCCTGGAACAGTGCCGCATCGATTAACTTGCTGCATGAGGTGCCCCATGAAAATTCGTTTCATCGTCATGACCGCCCTGCTGGGCGTATCCGCCACGGGCTCGAGCCAGGTGCTGTCGCCAGATGGCTACGGCAAGATCCAGTTCGGCCAGCGGCTCGACCAGGTCGAACGCAAGCTGGGCCAGCGCGCCACCCCGCGGCCGCTCGATCCATCCTGCCCCATCGTCCGCTTCAAACGTTATCCACAGGTGAGCTTCATGGTCGAGAACGGCGTGATCGTGCGCGCCGACGCCAAAACGGTGGTGCGCAACAGCGCCGGCATCACGGCGCGCATGTCGGCCAGGGACGCTCTGCGCCACCAACCCGCGCTGCGCAGCGAACTCCACAAATACGACGAACAGGGCCAGGTCCTGGTCCTGCCCAAAGGCGAGAACAAGGCAATGATCTTCGAAGCCAGCAAGGGGAAACTAACGACCATGCGCGCCGGCATCAAGCCGGCCGTCGACTATGTGGAAGGGTGTGGGTGAACCGTCGCGTAAAAACTGCAGCGACAGTCGCTCGGCAACGTTTGACAGGTTAGTGTAAGCTCATGGCGTGAAATTGTGCACTGCACAAAAGGAATGTCATGAAACTTAACCGATTGCTGCTGGCCCAGATGCGCGCCGCCACCCGCTCGCTGTGGCGCGCTGGACCGGCGGCGCCCGGCGCCGCGGTACAGCAGGCCCTCAAGAATGCGGCGGTCTTGCAGCGCGTGGCCCAGCGCCAGATGCGCGACTTCGCCCCTCCTGCCGCACCTACGCCAGCACCGGCGCCTGCACAGCAGCCGCGCGCGCCCGGGCCCGGTCAATTCATCGACGGTCACCACGCCAACGCCGCCGGCCGCCGCGACTACAAGCTGTACGTGCCCGGCAGCATCACCAGCAGCGACGCCGGCAGGCCGGCGCCGCTACTGGTGATGCTACACGGCTGCACCCAGGATCCGGACGACTTCGCCACCGGCACCCGAATGAACGTGCTGGCCGAAGAGATCGGCTGCCTGGTGCTGTATCCGGCGCAGAGCAAGGGCGCCAATCCCTCGCGCTGCTGGAACTGGTTCAATGCGGTCGACCAGCGCCGCGACGAAGGCGAGCCCTCGATCATCGCCGGCATGACGCGCGCGATCATGGACACCCACGCGGTCGATCCAGGCCAGGTGTATGTCGCCGGCCTGTCCGCCGGCGGCGCGATGGCGACCATCATGGGCACGCTGTATCCCGACCTGTATGCGGCGGTGGGCGTGCATTCCGGCCTGCCTTTTGCCTCGGCCAACGACCTGTCGTCGGCGCTGGCGGCGATGAAGGGCGATTTCCGCCGCAGCACGACGAGCGGGCAGCCGTTGCCGATCATCGTCTTCCACGGCGACCGCGATACCACGGTGCATCCGGCCAATGGCGAGGAACTGGTCGCGCAAGGCGCGCGCCACCTGGCCAGCCCCGGCATGGCCGAACCCGGCCACGTGCCGGACGGGCATGCCTACACACGCACCCTCTATCCGGACGACGACGGCACGGTGCGTGCGGAACACTGGCTAGTGCATGGCGCCGGCCACGCCTGGTTCGGCGGCAATGCGCGCGGCAGCTATACGGACGGCAAGGGACCGGATGCCAGCCGCGAGATGATGCGTTTCTTTCGTACGCGGCGCTGAGGCGTCGGCCGGCCTTGGAACCTATCCCGGTAGGTGGGGGGAAGTTCATGCCGATGCATGGCGAGCGTGAGCAAGGCGCGAGGAGGCCGCATGGCGAGCCATGCAACGACGAGCAACGCAGCGCACGCTTGCCAGGCGCGGCAAGAACGACTCTCACCTACCGGGATAGGTTCTTAGGCGCCGTCGGCATGGGCTGCGCGGCGATATGGGCGCGCAGGCAGTCCGGGCACCAGCAGCCGAGCGCCTCTTGCGGCACGGCGACGGCCGGCGGCAGCGCCGTGCACCAGCACGGTTCTCGTGCGCCATCCGTCATCGCGCATCCAAATTCGGCGCCGCAGCGCGTGCAAATACTCATACCTGATAAAGTACCGATTGCTGCCATAAAATACAACAGGACGCCGCCCTTTCCCCGCAAGGTTTACGCTGCCTTTACGACATTGGCTGTAAAATCTCGCGACATTTATTTCGGACCCTCCATGAACGCTCAAGTGAACAGCCTCAAGACCGACGACCAACCTGACGACTTGACCGCCGTTTCGACGGCGCTGAAGGCACAGATCCTGGCCGAAGCGCTTCCCTACATCCGCAACTTCCACGGCAAGACCATCGTCATCAAATACGGCGGCAATGCCATGACCGACGAACGCCTGAAACACGGCTTCGCGCGCGACGTCATCCTGCTCAAGCTGGTGGGCATGAATCCGGTCGTGGTCCACGGCGGCGGCCCGCAGATCGACAATGCGCTGAAGAAAATCGGCAAGCAGGGCACCTTCGTGCAGGGCATGCGCATCACCGACGAAGAAACCATGGAAGTGGTGGAGTGGGTGCTGGGCGGCGAAGTTCAGCAAGACATCGTGATGCTGATTAATCACTACGGTGGCCAGGCAGTCGGCCTGACCGGCAAGGACGGCGGCCTGATCCGCGCACGTCGCATGGCGATGCCCGACAAGGAAAAACCGGGCGAGTTCCTCGACATCGGTTTCGTCGGCGAGATCGAGGCGATCAACCCGGCCGTCGTGAAAGCGCTGCAGGACGACGCCTTCATCCCGATCATCTCGCCGATCGGTTTCGGCCAGGACGGCCAGGCCTACAACATCAATGCCGACGTGGTCGCCGGCAAGATCGCGGAAATCCTGAAAGCCGAAAAGCTGATCATGATGACCAACATCGCCGGCGTGCAAGATAAAGCGGGCAATCTGGTGACTGACCTGTCGGCGCGCGAAATCGACGAGATGTTCGCGGACGGCACGATTTCGGGCGGCATGCTGCCGAAGATCTCGTCGGCGCTGGACGCCGCGAAATCGGGCGTGAACACCGTGCACATCATCGATGGCCGCATCGAACACTCATTGTTGCTCGAAGTCTTGACCGAACAGGCTTTTGGCACTATGATCCGGTCTCACTAAATTTTTTGTGACGGGGAAACCCCCACAAAGAATGTCGTTACGGTGGGCATTGCCCACCGCATCTACCCGCCCTTGTAGCTCAGTGGTAGAGCACTCCCTTGGTAAGGGAGAGGCCACGTGTTCAATCCACGTCAAGGGCACCATCTCCCCTCCCCTGTTTTACCCTGCGCCCTGACGTCGTCATGCGACGCTGGCATAATCGCGTGTTGCATTCTTTGCGAGCCGATTACCCGTGTCTACTTCTTCCCTCCAAGCCCCGGTCTGGCTGTTCGACCTCGATAACACCCTGCACGACGCCTCGCACGCGATCTTCCCGGCGATCAGCGCCAATATGAACACGTATATCGCGCGCGTGCTGAGCACCGGTGGCGTGCCGGCCACGCAAGAGATGGTCGATAGCGCGCGCCTGGGCTACTGGAAGCGCTACGGCGCCACCCTGCTCGGCATGATGCGCCACCACCAGGTGTGCGCAAAGGATTTCCTGCACCAGACCCACGACATCGGCCCGCTCGACGCCCTGCTGCGCGCCGAGCGCGGCCTGGCTCGCCTGTTGCGCCGCCTGCCTGGCCGCAAGATCTTGCTGACCAATGCGCCGAACAGTTATTCGACCGAGATCGTGCGCCGGCTGAAGCTGCACAACCATTTTTCGCACCACGTGGCGATCGAACACATGCACGTGCACGGGCAGTTGCGGCCGAAGCCGTCGAAGCTGATGCTGCGCCGGCTGTTGCGCAAACACGGCATCGCGGCCCAGCGCTGCATCCTGGTCGAAGACACGCTGGCCAACCTGCGCACGGCGCGCCAGCTCGGGTTGCGCACTGTCTGGGTCACGCAATACCTGCGAATGAGCGATCCGATCGGAAAAGCGCCCCTCCCGAGGACCCTGAAATGCCCCGGTTACGTCAATGTCAAAGTAAAATCCGTGCGGCAACTTCCGACGCGGCTCTCCGGGCTGCGCCGCTCCAATAACAACTCCTAGGGATCCCATGGCAAGCACGAAGCCAGGCCAGCGCAAGCTGCAAATCCTCCAGGCCCTGGCCTCGATGCTCGAGCAGCCCAAGGGCGAGAAAATCACGACCGCCGCGCTCGCGGCGCGCCTGTCGGTGTCCGAGGCGGCGCTGTACCGCCACTTCGCCAGCAAGGCGCAGATGTACGAGGGACTGATCGAGTTCATCGAGTCGTCGGTGTTCGGCGTGATCAACCAGATCACCGAAAAAGAAGACAGCGGCCTGACGCAGGCGCACGCGATGCTGCAGATGCTGCTCGGCTTCGCGGCCAACAACCCGGGCATGACGCGCGTGCTGATCGGCGATGCGCTGGTCAATGAGGACGAGCGCCTGCAGCTGCGAATGAACCAGTTCTACGACAAGGTCGAACTGGCCTTCAAGGGAGCGCTGCGCCTGGCGGTCACGCAGGGACACGGCCAGGAAGCCGACGTCGCCGCGCGCGCCAGCCTGCTGGTGAACTACGTCACCGGCCGCTGGCACCGCTTCGCAAAGACGGGCTTCAAGCTCAATCCGATGGAGGGCACGTCGCTTCAACTGTCCCTGCTGCTGGCGGCGTAGAATCGACAGGATGGATACCGGCGAAGTCTTCGCGCTGCTGGACGATGCCCGCGCCACGCAGGAGGCGCGCTCGCGCCTGTACAGCGGACATGCGGGCACGCTGAGGTGCGAGGACGCGGCCGGCTGGCCGCGGCTGGTGGCGGCGCTGTCGCAGGCGCTACAAAGCGGCCTGCACGCCGTGCCGCTCTTGAGCTATGAACTGGGGGCGCACCTGGAGGGCCTGCCGGCCCGGCCGCTCGCAGGCCCTCTGGCGCAGGTGCTGCTATTCAACCATTGCGAGCGCATGACGGGCGAGCAGGTGGCGTCGTGGCTGGCGACGCGCAGCATGGACCTCGAGCCGGCCGGCGTCGCCGGCATCGCCGCGAATGTCGATGAAGCGCGGTTCACCGAAGCGATCGACCGCATCCGCGACTACATCGCGGCCGGCGACACCTACCAGGTCAACTACACCTGGCGCCTGCGCTTCGACGCCTTCGGTTCGCTGCTCGCCCTGTACACGCGCCTGCGCGCGCGCCAGCCGGTGCCATATGGCGCGCTGGTGACGCTGCCTGGCGGCGGCGCCGTGCTGTCGTTCTCGCCCGAGCTGTTCGTACGCCATGAAGCGGGCATGCTGGTGGCGCGGCCGATGAAGGGCACGGCGCCGGCCAGCGGCGATGTCGATATCGACGCCGCGCGCGCCCAGGCCCTCGCGCAGGACACCAAGAACCGCGCCGAGAACCTGATGATCGTCGACCTGCTGCGCAACGACCTGGGTCGCGTGGCGCAGACCGGCAGCGTCGAGGTGCCGGCCCTGTTCGACGTGCAGCGCTACGGCGCGGTGCTGCAGATGACGTCGACCGTGCAGGCGCGCCTGCGCCTTGACGCGGGCCTGGAAGAGATCTTCAAGGCCCTGTACCCGTGCGGCTCGATCACCGGCGCGCCGAAGCGGCGCACGATGGAGATCATCCACGAACTCGAACCCGATGCGCGCGGCATCTATACCGGCGCGATCGGCTGGTTCGATCCGGCGCCGCCTGGCCGCCCCTACGGCGACTTCTGCCTGTCGGTGCCGATCCGGACGCTGGCGCTTGGTGCGCCGACGGGCGGCATCCGGCGCGGGGAGCTGGGCGTCGGCGCCGGCATCGTCTACGACAGCGATGCGCCATCCGAATACGCCGAGTGCCAGCTGAAGGCGCGTTTTCTCACGGGCCTCGCCAACGAGTTCACCATCTTCGAGACCATCCGCGCCTCGCGCGAGCATGGCTGCCGCCATCTGGAGCAGCATCTCGACCGCATGACAGCATCGTGCGCCTATTTCGGCTTCGCCTTCGACCGCGGCGCGGCGCATGTGGCGCTGCTGGACGCCAGCCAGGCCCTGCCCTCCGATGCGCTGCACCGCCTGCGCCTGGCGGTGGACCATGCCGGCGCGCTGACGCTGACCTCCGGCGAGCTGGCGCCATTGCACGAGCCGGTCACCCTGCTGCTGGCCCAGGAGCCGACGCACAGCGGAGATATCTTCCTGCGCCACAAGACGAGTATCCGCAGCCGCTACGACGCCGCATGGAAGGCGGCCGAGGCGCAAGGCGCCTTCGATATGCTGTTCTTCAACGAGCGTGACGAATTGACGGAAGGGGGACGCAGCAGCGTGTTCCTGCGCTTCGGCGAAGAATGGCTCACGCCGCCGCTGTCGGCCGGTGTGCTGCCGGGCGTGATGCGCGGCGTGATGCTGGCCGCGCCCGCGTGGCATGCGCGCGAAGCCGTGATCACGCGTGAGATGCTGGCGCAGGCCGACGACATCGTCGTCTGCAACGCACTGCGCGGGCCGCTGCGGGCCGTGCTCGTTGATACGCCATAAAAGCGGCGCCATGATTCACGCCCTGCCCGTTTCCATGCCCATTGCTTTTGCTGGAAGCCCGCGCAGGGAAACGGACGGACGTGATCCTAGAAGCGGTAACCCACGCCCAGCCCGAACAGTACCGGATCGACCTTCAGGTGGCTGGCCTTGGCCCCGCCGACATATACATCGCTGCGCAGCTTGAGCTTCTTGACGTCGGCGTTGACCGACCAGTGTTCGTTCAGGCGGAAGTCGACGCCGGCCTGCAGCGACAGGCCCCAGCTATCGTTTTCCAGATCGCCGGCGCCATCGAGCAGCTTGACGCTCGACATGCGGGTGTAGTTCACGCCGGCCCCGATATAAGGGCTGATGGCCGCGCCGGGGGTGAAGTGGTATTGCAGGTTCAGGGTCGGCGGCAGGTGCTTGAAGGTGCCGATCTCGGCGCCGTCCAGCCGGGCCTTGTGCTTCTGTGGATAAGTCAGGATCAGCTCGGCCGCGATGTGCGGGGTGAAGAAATAGCTGATGTCCAGCTCGGGAATGGTCTTCGTGCTCACTTCGAGGCGGTCCGCCGCGCCGACGCCGGCGATCGGGGTCGATTTGTTGTCCGGGTCGACGTACACGGCGCGGGCGCGCACCAGCCATGGAGATTCCTGCGCCAGCGCCTGGGCGGACGCCATGGCGATCAGGGCCACCAGCACGGTTTTCATCGTCGTTTTCATCTTTTTCTTACCTTTCTTCGTTTTATGTCATCTGCGACGAAGGTAAGCTTATTGATGTAGGGAAAAACAAACTATGATCTACATCAAAATGACCATGCTATTAGTATGGTTTATAAAACGCCTATTTCCTAGGTTATATCTCTGAGACGAAAGAATCATTCGGAAGGAACCGCCATGCCAAGCATCACCCTCGCCGCAAACGACGACCTGCCGCGCCTGTTCGACATCTGGGAAGCATCCGTGCAAGCGACCCACGACTTCCTGCATCCGGACGATTTCCTGCTGCTGGTGCCGATCGTGGAGCGCACCCTGCGCGAGTTCACGCCGCTGCATTGCGTGCGCGACGAGGCCGGCCAGCCCTGCGCCTTCATCGGCGTGAGCGAGGGCATGATCGAGATGCTGTTCGTCGACCCGCAGCACCGCGGCCAGGGCGCCGGACGGGCCCTGGTGGAATTCGCGATCGCGCAATTGAAAGCCACGCAAGTGGACGTCAATGAGCAGAACCAGCAGGCGCTCGGCTTCTACGAACGCATGGGCTTCGCGGTGGCGGGACGGTCGGAGCAGGACCCGTTCGGCAAGCCCTACCCCATCCTGCACCTCGCACTGCGTTAGACGATTACAGCGCCGCTTCGATCTTCCCGGTCAGCTGAGGATCTTCCGGCGTGACCTTGCTCGGGAAGTAGTCGAGCACCTTGCCGTCACGGCCGATCAGGTATTTGGTGAAATTCCACTTCGGTTCCTGGCCGGTGGCCTTGATCAGTTGCGCGTGCAGCGGATTGGCTTGCGGGCCCTTGACCGAGCTCTTGGCGAACATCGGGAACTTGACGCCATAGGTGTTGAAGCACAGGTCGGCGATTTCCTTGGCGCTGCCCGGTTCCTGCTGGCCGAAGTCGTTCGACGGGAAGCCCAGGATCACGAGGCCGCGGCCGCCGTACTTGGCGTAGATTTTCTCGAGACCTTCGTACTGCTTGGTGAAGCCGCAGTAGCTGGCCGTGTTCACCACCAGCACCACCTTGCCGGCGTACTGGCAGAGGTCTTGCGGCGCCTCGTCCTGCAGGCGCTTGAAGCTGTGCTTCAGGACGGCCGGGCAGGCGGCCGGGCTCTTGGTCAGCGCGGCGGCCGGCGCGGCCTGCGCGCGTGCCGGCTGGGTGACGCTGACAGCGGCCGTGGCGGCGAGCAGCAGGACGATGGTCTTGATCATGGCGTGGTATTGACGGGGTTAAGATGCGTCGATTGTAGCGCAAGCGGCAACCCCGGCGGCCAACGCTTTTCTCAATCCTCCAGATTGCGGTGCTCGATCTTGATGCAGTGGTTCATGACCACGTCCAGCCCGGCGGCGCGCGCCAGGTCGGCTGCCGCCTGGTTCTCGATGTCGAGCTGCATCCACAGGCAGCCGGCGCGCACGGCGATGGCGTCGCGCGCGATCGGCCCGATGTCCTCGGATTTGCGGAAGCAGTCGACGATGTCGATGCGCTGGCCGCTGCCGGCCAGGGCGTCGGCGGCCTCTTGCAAGGTGGCGTACACGGTCTCGCCGTGGATGGTCTGGCCGGCATAGCTCGGGTTGACGGGCAGGATGCGGTAGCCGTTGTGCTGCAAGTAGGCGCCCACTTCGTTGCTGGCGCGGTCTTCTTTGTTCGACATGCCGACGATGGCGATGATCTTGCTGTCACGGAGGATCTGGGTGATGGTTCGCATGCTGTGTCCTGGCTGTTGTTATCGTTGGAATCAGCTTATCAGGTTTGGATATGCTGGCGTTGCACGGTCAAACGTGGAAAGATGACGGCTCATCCATCCTGAATAGCTGCCCATGAGCCTCGGACCTGTTTCGCGTTTCGCCGCCTTTCTTGCGCTGGCCTGTTCGTTCGCCGGTGCGCATGGCGCCGAATCCCTGCACGACGTCGAACGCGCCATCGTGCCGGTCGCCAGCTGGGGCGGCACGCCGTCCATTGATGCGAAGGCGCGCCGCCACCGCATCACCCACATCACGCTGCACCACCAGGGCGAGCCGTTCAAGCCGGGGACCGATCCGCAAGCCTACCTGCGCCGCCTGCAGACCTGGTCGCGCGCCGAGAAAGGCTGGCTCGACATCCCCTATCACTACGTGATCGACCTGGAAGGCCGCATCTACGGCGCGCGCGACATCGCCTATGCCGGCGACACCAATACCGAATACGATCCGAAGGGACATGCGCTGATCGAGGTGGTCGGCAATTTCGAGGAGGTGGAGCCGAACCAGCAGCAGCTCGATGCGGTGGTGCGCCTGATGGCCATGCTGGCGGACAAATACCAGGTCTCGCTGGACGACATCCAGAGCCACCGCGATTACTCGGACAAGACCGTGTGCCCGGGCGAGAACCTGTACCGCTACGTGAAGGACGATTATTTCAGGCACAAGGTGGCCTTGCGCCTGGCGCAGGAGCAGGCCGCGA
It includes:
- a CDS encoding glutathione peroxidase; amino-acid sequence: MIKTIVLLLAATAAVSVTQPARAQAAPAAALTKSPAACPAVLKHSFKRLQDEAPQDLCQYAGKVVLVVNTASYCGFTKQYEGLEKIYAKYGGRGLVILGFPSNDFGQQEPGSAKEIADLCFNTYGVKFPMFAKSSVKGPQANPLHAQLIKATGQEPKWNFTKYLIGRDGKVLDYFPSKVTPEDPQLTGKIEAAL
- a CDS encoding OmpW/AlkL family protein, with translation MKTTMKTVLVALIAMASAQALAQESPWLVRARAVYVDPDNKSTPIAGVGAADRLEVSTKTIPELDISYFFTPHIAAELILTYPQKHKARLDGAEIGTFKHLPPTLNLQYHFTPGAAISPYIGAGVNYTRMSSVKLLDGAGDLENDSWGLSLQAGVDFRLNEHWSVNADVKKLKLRSDVYVGGAKASHLKVDPVLFGLGVGYRF
- a CDS encoding peptidoglycan recognition protein family protein — protein: MSLGPVSRFAAFLALACSFAGAHGAESLHDVERAIVPVASWGGTPSIDAKARRHRITHITLHHQGEPFKPGTDPQAYLRRLQTWSRAEKGWLDIPYHYVIDLEGRIYGARDIAYAGDTNTEYDPKGHALIEVVGNFEEVEPNQQQLDAVVRLMAMLADKYQVSLDDIQSHRDYSDKTVCPGENLYRYVKDDYFRHKVALRLAQEQAAK
- the slmA gene encoding nucleoid occlusion factor SlmA codes for the protein MASTKPGQRKLQILQALASMLEQPKGEKITTAALAARLSVSEAALYRHFASKAQMYEGLIEFIESSVFGVINQITEKEDSGLTQAHAMLQMLLGFAANNPGMTRVLIGDALVNEDERLQLRMNQFYDKVELAFKGALRLAVTQGHGQEADVAARASLLVNYVTGRWHRFAKTGFKLNPMEGTSLQLSLLLAA
- a CDS encoding CoA-binding protein gives rise to the protein MRTITQILRDSKIIAIVGMSNKEDRASNEVGAYLQHNGYRILPVNPSYAGQTIHGETVYATLQEAADALAGSGQRIDIVDCFRKSEDIGPIARDAIAVRAGCLWMQLDIENQAAADLARAAGLDVVMNHCIKIEHRNLED
- a CDS encoding acetyltransferase, with product MPSITLAANDDLPRLFDIWEASVQATHDFLHPDDFLLLVPIVERTLREFTPLHCVRDEAGQPCAFIGVSEGMIEMLFVDPQHRGQGAGRALVEFAIAQLKATQVDVNEQNQQALGFYERMGFAVAGRSEQDPFGKPYPILHLALR
- the pabB gene encoding aminodeoxychorismate synthase component I; this translates as MDTGEVFALLDDARATQEARSRLYSGHAGTLRCEDAAGWPRLVAALSQALQSGLHAVPLLSYELGAHLEGLPARPLAGPLAQVLLFNHCERMTGEQVASWLATRSMDLEPAGVAGIAANVDEARFTEAIDRIRDYIAAGDTYQVNYTWRLRFDAFGSLLALYTRLRARQPVPYGALVTLPGGGAVLSFSPELFVRHEAGMLVARPMKGTAPASGDVDIDAARAQALAQDTKNRAENLMIVDLLRNDLGRVAQTGSVEVPALFDVQRYGAVLQMTSTVQARLRLDAGLEEIFKALYPCGSITGAPKRRTMEIIHELEPDARGIYTGAIGWFDPAPPGRPYGDFCLSVPIRTLALGAPTGGIRRGELGVGAGIVYDSDAPSEYAECQLKARFLTGLANEFTIFETIRASREHGCRHLEQHLDRMTASCAYFGFAFDRGAAHVALLDASQALPSDALHRLRLAVDHAGALTLTSGELAPLHEPVTLLLAQEPTHSGDIFLRHKTSIRSRYDAAWKAAEAQGAFDMLFFNERDELTEGGRSSVFLRFGEEWLTPPLSAGVLPGVMRGVMLAAPAWHAREAVITREMLAQADDIVVCNALRGPLRAVLVDTP